One Thermoplasma volcanium GSS1 genomic window carries:
- a CDS encoding D-glyceraldehyde dehydrogenase — protein MDGKLYIDGQWVDSSNGDTLTKYNPVTGEVIGKFAAASRDDVDRAFDAAEDAFQKWMDLGSVERSKIIYKAKELIEENRKELENIIIQENGKPVKEAAEEVDGVLDQMQYYAEWARKLNGEVVEGTTNHRKIFQYKVPYGTVVALTPWNFPAGMVARKLAPALLTGNTVILKPSSDTPGSAEWIVKKFIQAGVPKGALNYITGRGSVIGDYIVEHKKVALITMTGSTSTGQRIMQKASANMAKLMLELGGKAPFMVWKDADINNALKTLLWAKYWNAGQSCIAAERLYVHEDIYDTFINKFVELSKKIVVGDPSRADMGPLINTTALKGTEEVVEEAKESGARILYGGSKPDLSGPYKNGYFFLPTIIDNVDQKSKIFQEEIFAPVIGARKVSDVEEMYSLANDSKYGLASYLFTKDPNLIFEAAERIRFGELYINMPGPEASQGYHTGFRLTGQAGEGSRYGILEYLKIKNIYVDYSGKPLQINTVRDDLFQ, from the coding sequence ATGGATGGAAAACTGTACATAGATGGACAATGGGTTGATTCGTCCAATGGTGATACTTTAACGAAATACAACCCGGTTACTGGCGAAGTCATTGGGAAATTTGCAGCAGCATCAAGGGATGATGTTGATAGAGCATTTGATGCAGCCGAGGACGCCTTCCAAAAGTGGATGGATCTTGGGTCAGTCGAGCGTTCAAAAATCATATACAAAGCGAAGGAGCTCATAGAGGAAAACCGGAAGGAACTTGAAAATATAATAATACAAGAGAATGGAAAACCTGTTAAAGAAGCCGCTGAAGAAGTCGATGGTGTGCTCGATCAAATGCAATACTATGCGGAATGGGCCAGAAAGCTGAACGGAGAGGTCGTTGAAGGGACTACTAACCACCGCAAGATATTCCAATATAAAGTCCCGTACGGTACTGTAGTTGCCCTTACTCCGTGGAATTTCCCAGCAGGTATGGTTGCGAGGAAGCTTGCTCCGGCACTCCTCACAGGCAATACGGTCATATTGAAGCCAAGCAGTGATACACCAGGAAGCGCTGAATGGATAGTGAAAAAGTTTATCCAGGCTGGCGTTCCAAAGGGCGCTCTCAATTATATAACAGGCAGGGGTTCGGTTATCGGTGATTATATAGTAGAGCATAAGAAAGTTGCATTAATCACCATGACTGGCTCTACCAGCACCGGCCAAAGGATAATGCAGAAAGCTTCTGCTAACATGGCAAAACTTATGCTCGAATTGGGAGGAAAGGCCCCCTTTATGGTTTGGAAGGACGCCGACATAAACAATGCGCTTAAAACCCTGCTCTGGGCAAAGTACTGGAACGCCGGCCAGTCCTGCATAGCGGCGGAAAGGCTCTACGTACACGAGGATATATACGACACGTTCATTAACAAGTTCGTGGAACTGAGCAAGAAGATTGTAGTCGGCGACCCGTCAAGGGCAGACATGGGCCCGTTGATAAATACTACTGCATTGAAGGGAACAGAAGAGGTCGTTGAAGAGGCTAAAGAAAGCGGTGCACGCATACTATATGGCGGATCCAAACCCGATCTTTCTGGTCCATACAAGAATGGATACTTCTTCCTGCCTACGATAATTGACAATGTCGATCAGAAATCAAAGATATTCCAGGAGGAGATATTTGCACCAGTAATAGGCGCAAGAAAGGTGTCTGACGTAGAGGAAATGTACAGCCTTGCCAATGATTCCAAGTACGGGCTTGCATCGTACTTGTTTACTAAAGATCCGAACCTTATATTCGAAGCCGCAGAACGCATAAGGTTTGGCGAACTCTACATAAACATGCCAGGCCCAGAGGCATCGCAAGGATACCACACAGGTTTCAGGCTTACTGGTCAAGCAGGGGAAGGAAGCAGATACGGCATACTTGAGTACCTTAAAATAAAGAACATATACGTAGACTACTCAGGAAAGCCGTTGCAAATAAATACTGTAAGAGATGATCTATTTCAGTAA
- the trpC gene encoding indole-3-glycerol phosphate synthase TrpC — MNYDSVYKSNKLRSFPYSRRRGIISLKERIIELNRSGKRGVIAEYKRRSPSGLKVDYSIEDYLSYVMEHRIAGLSILTEPSFFNGSFQDVVVAHRYNIPILVKDFVPDSEFVDYGFNAGGDAVLVILDFLDYESIKRIVERAADLGMDVLEEFHNQDALKRQYIRDNVMIGYNRRDLTNLLMDEKIPDFSGEVRILESGISIDNVKNLDLKFQGYLIGTSILKKDGTLEYLEMEGII, encoded by the coding sequence ATGAATTACGATAGTGTTTACAAATCGAATAAACTTAGGAGCTTTCCTTATTCAAGAAGGCGAGGCATAATAAGTTTAAAGGAAAGGATAATCGAACTTAATAGATCCGGGAAAAGGGGCGTTATAGCGGAATATAAAAGGAGATCTCCATCAGGTTTAAAGGTGGATTATTCCATCGAAGACTATCTATCGTACGTAATGGAACACAGAATAGCAGGCTTAAGCATACTTACAGAACCTTCATTTTTTAATGGTTCCTTCCAGGATGTCGTTGTAGCCCATAGGTACAACATACCTATACTAGTAAAGGACTTTGTCCCTGATAGTGAGTTCGTGGATTATGGATTCAATGCCGGAGGTGATGCAGTCCTAGTTATACTTGATTTCCTAGATTACGAATCAATAAAGCGGATAGTAGAGAGGGCAGCGGATCTGGGTATGGATGTGTTGGAAGAGTTCCATAACCAAGATGCCTTGAAAAGGCAATATATAAGGGATAACGTAATGATTGGCTATAACAGGAGAGATCTCACAAATCTTTTAATGGACGAAAAGATCCCAGATTTTAGCGGAGAAGTTAGAATACTTGAGAGCGGTATATCTATAGATAATGTAAAAAATCTTGACCTAAAGTTCCAAGGGTATCTCATCGGTACCTCTATCCTGAAAAAGGATGGTACACTGGAATATCTCGAGATGGAGGGCATAATCTAG
- a CDS encoding anthranilate synthase component II, with protein MKMLVVDNHDSFVYNLYYYLREMNIEVDVVENDKLVDASGYDKIIISPGPGSPLNARDRGRTLDVVDKFDGPVLGICFGHQLLAYHLGSQISVARRPYHGEIDRIKHNGSSLYLGIPDSFDAIRYHSLVISPNKNIEVDAVSETDGNIMGFHSVDGRIYGIQFHPESYFTSVGKQILKNFVML; from the coding sequence ATGAAGATGTTGGTCGTCGATAATCACGATTCTTTCGTCTATAACCTCTATTATTACCTTAGAGAGATGAACATAGAAGTGGATGTCGTAGAGAATGACAAATTAGTTGATGCATCGGGCTACGACAAAATAATAATATCTCCTGGCCCAGGCAGTCCACTGAACGCTAGGGATAGAGGCAGGACATTAGATGTGGTCGATAAATTCGATGGCCCTGTCCTTGGCATATGCTTTGGTCATCAGCTGCTGGCCTATCATCTAGGCTCGCAGATTTCAGTTGCTAGAAGGCCTTACCATGGTGAAATAGACCGGATAAAGCACAACGGAAGCAGTTTGTACTTAGGGATACCAGATTCGTTTGACGCGATCAGATATCATTCCCTGGTCATAAGCCCAAATAAGAACATAGAGGTAGATGCCGTGTCGGAAACAGACGGAAATATAATGGGATTCCATTCTGTAGATGGTAGGATATACGGTATTCAGTTCCATCCGGAGAGCTATTTTACTTCAGTTGGAAAACAGATCCTCAAAAATTTTGTGATGTTATGA
- a CDS encoding anthranilate synthase component I yields MLADQIDEFRTYSNFAYFASFPDRVNGYEYVFASDTFQNDPSKIFDGALRPILVTYDYVNEIFDTKVKSSGWPYFLSMDAETIEKRPIMRTSAFKKKNSGSLKDEALEGKIRKIVNLIRNGEVLQVVISREFEANVNVNEKIHEFLTKDRSRYVFYYRFGKYEVVGSSPENIFTVIGNRIYVDPIAGTISHSFSSDTLYRSEKDRCEHRMLLDLARNDVSKFADIGSLEVPKVMEIEEFSSVKHLVSQVKATFSNKNYVDILRAMFPAGTVTGSPKERAIEIIDKFEETPRGPYGGAVGIVGSGIFDMGLAIRMAYSSGNGFRVRAGAGIVKDSDPSSEVNEIYNKARSVL; encoded by the coding sequence ATGTTAGCTGATCAGATAGATGAGTTTAGGACCTATAGTAATTTTGCATATTTTGCCTCTTTCCCTGACAGGGTAAATGGATATGAGTACGTATTTGCATCAGATACCTTCCAAAATGATCCTTCTAAGATATTCGATGGCGCTCTTAGGCCAATTCTAGTAACATACGATTATGTAAACGAGATCTTCGATACGAAGGTTAAGAGTTCTGGATGGCCATACTTTCTATCTATGGATGCGGAAACTATTGAAAAACGTCCAATAATGCGTACTTCTGCCTTTAAAAAGAAGAACTCAGGTAGCTTAAAGGATGAAGCGTTGGAGGGAAAGATTAGGAAAATAGTGAATCTAATAAGGAACGGGGAAGTTTTGCAGGTAGTAATTTCCCGGGAATTTGAGGCTAACGTAAATGTTAACGAAAAGATTCATGAATTCCTCACGAAGGATCGGTCAAGATACGTCTTTTACTATAGGTTCGGCAAGTACGAAGTGGTTGGAAGTTCCCCGGAGAATATATTTACGGTTATAGGGAACAGAATTTATGTCGATCCTATCGCTGGGACAATATCACATTCATTTAGCTCCGATACACTCTATAGAAGTGAAAAGGATAGATGTGAGCATAGGATGCTTCTTGACCTGGCTAGGAACGATGTAAGCAAATTTGCTGACATTGGCAGCCTAGAAGTTCCTAAGGTGATGGAAATTGAGGAATTTTCAAGTGTAAAGCACCTTGTAAGCCAGGTAAAGGCTACGTTCTCAAACAAGAATTATGTGGACATTCTAAGGGCAATGTTTCCTGCCGGCACCGTAACGGGATCGCCAAAGGAGAGGGCTATTGAGATCATAGACAAGTTCGAAGAAACGCCTAGGGGCCCTTACGGCGGAGCTGTAGGAATAGTCGGTTCAGGTATATTTGATATGGGGCTTGCCATACGCATGGCCTATTCTTCTGGAAATGGTTTTAGGGTGCGTGCAGGTGCAGGCATAGTCAAGGATTCCGATCCCTCTTCTGAGGTCAATGAGATATATAACAAGGCGAGGTCAGTTCTATGA
- a CDS encoding phosphoribosylanthranilate isomerase, which yields MKIKVCGITRLEDAAMVTELGASIVGVVLDELSPRHASHNTIREIAEAGITVAGVYTSEQTVLSSPLFEDYVQLHFDHDPELIRSIHELGRKVISVINFNGIRDLKIKYNAYREADIILVEYKKGVSSIVSQIAPLGLNVGYAGGISDRDIENIIAAKPSIIDVSSSLESSPGIKHPGKVMSFFKKIRDAMDYVS from the coding sequence ATGAAAATAAAGGTTTGCGGCATAACTAGGCTTGAAGATGCTGCTATGGTAACGGAACTCGGTGCATCTATTGTGGGCGTTGTGCTTGATGAGCTGAGCCCTCGCCATGCGTCACACAATACAATAAGGGAAATAGCAGAAGCAGGTATAACCGTAGCTGGTGTTTACACATCTGAACAAACCGTGCTATCGTCGCCATTGTTCGAAGATTATGTGCAACTGCATTTTGATCACGATCCTGAGCTAATAAGATCCATTCATGAGCTTGGAAGGAAGGTTATCTCTGTGATTAATTTTAATGGGATAAGAGACCTCAAAATAAAGTACAATGCGTATAGGGAAGCAGATATAATACTAGTAGAGTACAAGAAAGGTGTTTCATCGATTGTTTCTCAGATAGCACCACTCGGTTTGAATGTAGGCTATGCGGGAGGCATAAGCGATCGGGATATTGAGAATATCATTGCAGCTAAACCCTCGATTATAGACGTTAGCAGTTCTCTGGAATCAAGTCCAGGCATCAAACATCCCGGCAAAGTAATGTCATTTTTCAAGAAAATTAGAGATGCGATGGATTATGTTAGCTGA